The sequence below is a genomic window from Cicer arietinum cultivar CDC Frontier isolate Library 1 chromosome 6, Cicar.CDCFrontier_v2.0, whole genome shotgun sequence.
CTACGCTACACTACAATAGTGGTTTGTTAAACTTCCACTATCCTATAGTGCAGGTATATCCGCTTCTTGTAGATCTTGTATATTGAGTTAACATCATCACAAACTATATTCCAACATGAATACACAAAACCTATTCTGACATGAAGCAATCGACATGGTTTTGTACATTCCAAAAAATATCAGGTCTAATAGAATGATTTACTGAAATAAAACAAAGTCATTTAAATCTGACAAGCGACAACCATAATATTTTAATGTCATTCAAACAGCAAGAATAAGTCCCATACTGTAGGTAACAATGCCATGAAAAGGTATAATTTGCATTGATGGTTTACCTATATATTCGAactattaaagaaattaaagaaCATGTCTATAGACCTTGATGACATATAATTTAACATGACCAATTTGGGCCAAATATTCCAAGTATCTTGACATGCATATGCCCAAAGTAAAATGTGCCAATAAATTAGATTTATTGAAGTTTACATAGCAAATTACACTTAATTTTCCATATACAGCTacaaaaaaaacaccaaaatacaGATATCCTTGCTTCATGCAAGCCTTTCATCTATATACTGTAAAATTAGGCTAAAAGcattcaaataataaaacaatgcAAGTATGAAACCATCAAAGACATTTGTTACTCACCAGAAAGGAAAGACATGATGTGTCTCCAAACCTCAGGAAGGTTCGACTTATGTGTCAGCCTCGGCAGCATTTGATCGGCAATCTCATGCAACTGTCTACCTCTTATATCCTTGCTGGCAGAAAAGATTCTCTTTACATATTCAAGTTCCTTGCAAAGAGTTTCGGCTGACCACTCTTTTGCAAAACTTTGAAACACCTCTTTGACAAAGCCAAACATCTCAGAAGGGTGGTCGCAAGCAATGCAGTGAAACTGCATCTCAGTCATTCCTTTTGTTCCAGTAGTACTAATCCCATTTCTAACATAGGATTCTCGTAATCCACAGTCGGTGTGACACCAGTGAAGACAAACATCACACCCAACCCAACTACACGTATTCGACGCATTGTCAAACTTAGAGCACACAAGACACATACATTCCCTGCAAAAAccattcttctgcacacaaattTTGCAATCACATTCATCAACAGGCAACTGACTTTGACATGATAAATTCCTACACTTCAAGTATAGAAAAACTTGAGCTAAATCCGAAGATGAAATGTTATCATCTAGGTGAAGATAATGAGTTACACCAGTTTTTAATGCAACCAAAATTTCCAGCAGCACTCGGTGACACTTCACTAGAACATCCAAGGTTATATCAGACCTGTTCTGCAAAACTTTTTGAAAAGCAAGTATCTGTCCATGCTTATCTGCATTGAGCATGAGTTCCAGAATACCCTCTTTCAGCCGTGTTATGTACTGTCCGGTCATTTCATGGAACTTTCTAGACATTGCATGCACAGGTTCAGAAACTACTCTTGCAATGATTGTCTCAACATAATCAAGTCCACCCATCAGAAATTGTTCTTGTCCCTTCTGGCTGGTAGATCGATGTAGACTACCGCTACTCCTTTCCCTAACCTCCTTCCTTTTCTCAAAACTATAATTTGATCCATTGTCATGAGACCCAACACTTTGTGTAGGAGATCGAACATCATCATGTCGCCTTGAATGTCCTGAAAGCTGCTTATGAAAACTCAGTTGCCTTTCAAGTCCGCTGCCCATTTTCGAGCTTCCTTCTAGAGCCCTCGAAGGTTGACCACCTTTCACAGCTTGAGTGTCTAAAATGCCCCATGATGCTTGAGGCTGGTAAAGTGAGCCATTCCCATTTGTCAAATTTCTCTGACCAGAGGGAACTTCTTTCTGCTTGGGATCTCCCTGAGACAGGGCCTGCCAATCTATTCCCTGAAACAAGGGGCGACTGCCAACCGATTTTTCATAGTCCACTGAATTTTTCGTTAGAGAACAACTTGGATTGTGATATAATGATTGGGAACCTGAAAATGACATTGATGCAGTAAAACCATCCGAGTTAGTACAAAATGTATTACTTAGAGACTGAACACTCCGTGCTTGACTGGGAGATCCAGGAGTGGCTTGCAATATTGTCTCCTGAGCTCCTATCGGTAACAGAACATTTGGCAAGCTAAGAGTAAGATCAAGCTGCCTCATTGCAAGAATTTCATCTTTCTCCTTTTTGAGGACCGTGCGTTCGGACTTTTCATCTTTTCTCACTGGAGATCTAGAGAAAAGCTCAAACCCTCTTGTGCTCGGACCTTCCATGGCATCTTCAGGGCATGCCACGATATCTTTTGACTCTCTATCAATCCACATTCCATCTTTTGAAGAATAAGCAACATCAGAAGGCGTGACCGAGACGCTTTTGCCTTTATCCTTTGCAGTGACTGTTTCTTCCTTCACTTCGTTGGCAACTTCATTCTCGGTTGAGCCTTCATCGTTTAACTCAGGTCTGTCACCACCACCTACACCCTTGTCCTCCACATGCTCCTCTTCATTAACCAATGCCTTCTCCTTATATGTTTCCTTCTCAGCTTCATCCTCGGAGCGAGTATCTTCACCATTCAAACACACATCTTTCTTATCATCACCATCATTACGGACGTTTCCAATCTCAGTCTCTGTAACAGGCAATTTCTCAGTTGGATTATCTCGAGTCTGAGGCTGTTCATGAACGTCTTTCTCTGCATCTTTAACCTCCAAATCAATATCCTCCTTAGATTTCGCATCTTTCTCACTCGACAACAACTGTTTTTCTTCCATAACAACATCTGCATCACCGGGTGGGCACTCATTCTGCTTATGCACTTGTTTGTCCTCAGAGGTTTCCTGGCTTTCACTTCCAGCTGGTACATCTTTAAGAGCCGGTTCAGAATCGGTATGCGAGACGGGTTCAGGTTCAAGCTCCCCCTCTTCCATTTCACTAGCACTTCCACACTGTACCTGTTGCAACAACTCTTCAGTTTTCTTCACCTCAACACTAACACTCTTGGATTGCTCACTCTCTGAATCCTTAGACCAAGAAGGTGACTTTGATTTAGACTTAGCTTCTCTAAACACCCTCGGAGAAGGAGATCTCTTCTTCGAATGTTCGCTCTCTGAATCCTTGGACCAAGTTGGCGATTTCACATCCCTTGAAAATCCCTTGGGCGAACGAACAACTCTCTCTTCAActctattattgttattattattactccCTCTACTGCtctcatcaaaatccttcaaaCCTCTTCTCCACGAAGATACACTTCCCTCCCTTCTCGACCGATCCCTCTCTGATCGAAATCCCTTCGGAAACTCCCTCCT
It includes:
- the LOC101488547 gene encoding protein OBERON 4 — translated: MKRLRSSEDLHSYNNGEKNNGVKDSNLNRSFSSSGQRSFYYKQENVRKGLLTSSSSRYERDRTVEEDREGSRVVRKRSEHDFDGFDRRKGFDRYREGGGYSGGGGGGDRNSIHRSESFCGGSRREFPKGFRSERDRSRREGSVSSWRRGLKDFDESSRGSNNNNNNRVEERVVRSPKGFSRDVKSPTWSKDSESEHSKKRSPSPRVFREAKSKSKSPSWSKDSESEQSKSVSVEVKKTEELLQQVQCGSASEMEEGELEPEPVSHTDSEPALKDVPAGSESQETSEDKQVHKQNECPPGDADVVMEEKQLLSSEKDAKSKEDIDLEVKDAEKDVHEQPQTRDNPTEKLPVTETEIGNVRNDGDDKKDVCLNGEDTRSEDEAEKETYKEKALVNEEEHVEDKGVGGGDRPELNDEGSTENEVANEVKEETVTAKDKGKSVSVTPSDVAYSSKDGMWIDRESKDIVACPEDAMEGPSTRGFELFSRSPVRKDEKSERTVLKKEKDEILAMRQLDLTLSLPNVLLPIGAQETILQATPGSPSQARSVQSLSNTFCTNSDGFTASMSFSGSQSLYHNPSCSLTKNSVDYEKSVGSRPLFQGIDWQALSQGDPKQKEVPSGQRNLTNGNGSLYQPQASWGILDTQAVKGGQPSRALEGSSKMGSGLERQLSFHKQLSGHSRRHDDVRSPTQSVGSHDNGSNYSFEKRKEVRERSSGSLHRSTSQKGQEQFLMGGLDYVETIIARVVSEPVHAMSRKFHEMTGQYITRLKEGILELMLNADKHGQILAFQKVLQNRSDITLDVLVKCHRVLLEILVALKTGVTHYLHLDDNISSSDLAQVFLYLKCRNLSCQSQLPVDECDCKICVQKNGFCRECMCLVCSKFDNASNTCSWVGCDVCLHWCHTDCGLRESYVRNGISTTGTKGMTEMQFHCIACDHPSEMFGFVKEVFQSFAKEWSAETLCKELEYVKRIFSASKDIRGRQLHEIADQMLPRLTHKSNLPEVWRHIMSFLSGCDSSKLTTTTNFSGKDQVKENNGVAGPSQEAAWLKSIYSEKPPLLERPANMLPSFDQNNSRRPLVQELQISSVPKDFCFDELESIVKIKQAEAKMFQSRADDARREAEGLKRIALAKNEKIEEEYANRIAKLRLAETDEMRKQKIEELQALERAHMEYLNMKMRMESDIKDLLSKMEATKMSLAM